In Megasphaera vaginalis (ex Bordigoni et al. 2020), a single genomic region encodes these proteins:
- a CDS encoding ammonium transporter, giving the protein MGIIDTGNTAWVLISAALVFFMTPGLAFFYGGMVRSKNVLSTIMHSFFIVAMVSAEWIMLGYTLVFGNDINGLIGDLDKLGLANVAGNVIADAGIPELAFVSFQCMFAVITPALITGAFAERIKFGAYALFTLLWTIFIYNPMAHWVWGGGFLAKLGALDFAGGLVIHILSGVSGLTLCLLLGKRHGYGKVPMLPHHLPMVVLGASILWFGWFGFNAGSALGANELAANAFITTQASAAVAAVSWVLCEWLHHGKPTVFGAASGCVAGLVAITPAAGFVAPFPSVIIGLCGGIICYLAVAVLKTKAGYDDSLDAFGVHGIGGTWGAIATGLWSSTAVNPAGADGLFYGSADTLVAQLISVVVAYALAVIGSAVIFYLVTLVTTVRAEETEEITGMDIGEHGEHAYNQSIFAANAPLLKAAGPVSAPLAHAVHSGPNA; this is encoded by the coding sequence ATGGGTATAATCGATACCGGCAATACGGCATGGGTGCTTATCAGTGCGGCCTTGGTCTTCTTCATGACGCCGGGACTGGCTTTCTTTTATGGCGGCATGGTTCGCAGTAAAAATGTATTAAGCACAATCATGCACAGCTTTTTTATCGTCGCCATGGTTTCAGCAGAATGGATTATGTTAGGGTATACGCTGGTTTTCGGTAATGATATTAACGGGCTTATCGGCGATCTGGATAAGTTGGGATTAGCCAATGTCGCCGGTAACGTTATCGCCGATGCGGGAATTCCGGAATTGGCTTTCGTTTCTTTTCAGTGTATGTTTGCCGTGATTACACCGGCTTTGATTACCGGCGCTTTTGCCGAACGGATTAAATTCGGGGCGTATGCGCTTTTTACGCTGTTGTGGACGATCTTCATTTATAATCCCATGGCCCATTGGGTATGGGGCGGCGGTTTTTTGGCCAAGTTGGGAGCGCTGGATTTTGCCGGCGGGCTGGTCATTCATATCCTTTCGGGCGTTTCCGGTCTGACGCTTTGCTTGTTACTCGGTAAACGGCATGGCTACGGCAAAGTTCCGATGTTGCCCCATCATTTGCCGATGGTCGTCCTGGGGGCGTCGATCCTTTGGTTCGGCTGGTTCGGATTTAATGCCGGATCTGCCCTGGGCGCCAATGAATTGGCTGCCAATGCGTTCATTACGACGCAGGCGTCGGCTGCTGTGGCGGCCGTATCGTGGGTCCTTTGTGAATGGCTTCATCATGGCAAGCCGACCGTCTTCGGCGCGGCCTCCGGTTGTGTGGCCGGCTTGGTCGCCATTACCCCGGCCGCCGGTTTTGTCGCGCCCTTTCCGAGTGTAATTATCGGGCTCTGCGGTGGGATTATCTGTTATTTGGCCGTAGCGGTGCTGAAGACGAAGGCCGGTTATGACGATTCTCTGGATGCCTTCGGCGTACACGGTATTGGCGGTACGTGGGGGGCGATCGCGACAGGCCTTTGGAGTTCAACGGCCGTTAATCCCGCCGGCGCCGACGGCTTGTTTTACGGCAGCGCGGATACTCTTGTTGCACAATTGATTTCCGTTGTCGTAGCGTATGCGCTGGCTGTTATCGGTTCTGCCGTCATTTTTTATCTGGTTACCTTGGTTACAACCGTGCGGGCAGAAGAAACGGAAGAAATTACCGGGATGGATATCGGCGAACATGGAGAACATGCGTACAACCAATCTATTTTTGCCGCCAACGCTCCGTTGCTCAAGGCGGCAGGTCCTGTATCGGCGCCTTTGGCACATGCCGTACACAGCGGTCCAAATGCGTAG
- a CDS encoding DMT family transporter, with product MTAAQIKEEIFTQSYILLLLATLFWAGNFVWGKYVVTEVTPFQLTYLRWLFALVLLLPLAQWLERPAWRSFLPQWPQLLILALAGSFGYNFFLYTALEYTTSFHAAVINTLNPLFIFIGSALLLKERLTRRQTAGLIISFIGVLTVVTKGAVWQILSFSYNFGDALMLLSGLLWAFYTIYGKRACAVPPITATALSVFLATAALTPAALLSPWPSSLSRDALIGMTYIIIFPSALAFVFWNRALQTIKAAQVGVFANFVVIFTALISLLLGNALLPSEVFGAVIVLGGVYLTTQTG from the coding sequence TTGACAGCGGCGCAGATAAAGGAGGAGATATTTACGCAGTCCTATATATTATTGCTCCTGGCGACTCTGTTTTGGGCGGGGAATTTTGTCTGGGGGAAATACGTCGTTACTGAAGTGACGCCGTTTCAGCTGACCTATTTGCGCTGGCTTTTTGCCCTCGTCCTTCTGCTGCCGCTGGCGCAGTGGCTGGAAAGGCCGGCGTGGCGCTCTTTTTTGCCGCAGTGGCCGCAGTTGCTGATTTTGGCCCTGGCCGGTTCCTTCGGTTATAATTTTTTTCTGTATACGGCGTTGGAGTATACGACATCATTTCATGCTGCCGTGATCAATACGCTGAATCCGCTTTTTATTTTTATCGGTTCCGCCCTCCTGTTGAAGGAACGGCTGACAAGGCGTCAAACTGCAGGCCTCATCATTTCTTTTATCGGCGTGTTGACCGTTGTGACGAAGGGCGCGGTCTGGCAGATACTGTCCTTTTCCTATAATTTCGGGGATGCCTTGATGTTGCTGTCCGGACTGCTCTGGGCGTTTTATACGATCTACGGCAAAAGGGCGTGCGCCGTTCCGCCGATTACGGCGACGGCGCTGTCCGTTTTTTTGGCTACCGCTGCGCTGACGCCGGCGGCGCTATTGTCGCCGTGGCCGTCGTCCCTCTCCCGAGATGCCCTTATCGGTATGACCTATATCATTATTTTTCCGTCGGCTTTGGCGTTTGTATTCTGGAACCGGGCGCTGCAAACGATAAAGGCGGCGCAAGTCGGTGTTTTTGCCAACTTTGTCGTCATCTTTACGGCTTTGATCAGTTTGCTTTTAGGCAATGCGCTCTTGCCTTCAGAAGTGTTTGGTGCCGTTATCGTTTTAGGCGGCGTTTATTTGACGACGCAGACCGGGTAG
- a CDS encoding zinc ribbon domain-containing protein: MFCPNCGTKNKEEAKFCAKCGAALARASGAVAAPADAAVAIESAGKKWKLLAVAGIIAVLLIGGAYGVYTYSVDSRWGMQKEEAAPAPPPVDPNVVIADEARKSLSTYHEAITNHDFIQAYALMTSQKQSDLGTYEAWKDGYASTLSSKILDAKPTSVAPDRVIFAYQLEARDSEGSRIKKQIISGNVTMVRQGNLWLMADSDGRVISTTYE; the protein is encoded by the coding sequence ATGTTTTGTCCAAATTGTGGCACAAAAAATAAAGAAGAAGCCAAGTTTTGTGCAAAGTGCGGTGCGGCTTTAGCGAGAGCGTCCGGCGCTGTTGCGGCCCCTGCAGATGCTGCGGTGGCGATTGAATCAGCAGGAAAGAAATGGAAGCTGTTGGCTGTTGCCGGAATCATTGCCGTTCTGCTTATCGGCGGCGCATACGGTGTTTATACGTATAGCGTTGATTCACGCTGGGGAATGCAGAAGGAAGAAGCGGCGCCGGCACCGCCGCCTGTCGATCCGAACGTAGTCATTGCCGATGAAGCGCGCAAGTCGTTGTCAACGTATCATGAAGCGATAACCAATCATGATTTTATACAAGCTTACGCGCTGATGACATCGCAGAAACAGTCTGATCTGGGAACGTATGAGGCGTGGAAGGACGGGTATGCATCTACCCTTTCCAGTAAGATTTTGGATGCCAAACCAACGTCAGTCGCGCCTGATCGGGTCATTTTCGCGTATCAATTGGAAGCCCGTGACAGCGAAGGCAGCCGGATTAAGAAACAGATTATCAGTGGTAATGTTACCATGGTCAGGCAGGGGAACTTGTGGCTCATGGCGGACAGTGACGGTCGGGTTATTTCTACGACGTACGAATAA
- a CDS encoding P-II family nitrogen regulator: MTKIDIIARPEKLEELKGALNAIGVQGMTVSQVFGCGLQKGHTEVYRGQEYSVNLLPMIKLETVVCEVPVEDVLETARQTLQTGRVGDGKIFVYTIDDCMRIRTGTRGSRAIIDDEVVDE, from the coding sequence ATGACTAAAATCGACATTATTGCACGGCCTGAAAAATTGGAAGAGTTGAAAGGGGCCTTGAATGCCATCGGCGTTCAGGGGATGACAGTGAGCCAGGTTTTTGGCTGCGGCTTGCAGAAAGGACACACCGAAGTGTATCGGGGACAGGAATACAGCGTCAATTTACTGCCGATGATCAAGCTGGAAACCGTCGTCTGTGAGGTGCCGGTCGAAGACGTTTTGGAAACGGCGCGGCAAACGCTGCAGACCGGAAGGGTTGGAGACGGCAAGATATTTGTTTACACGATCGACGATTGTATGCGGATACGGACAGGGACTCGGGGGTCCAGAGCGATTATTGACGACGAGGTCGTTGATGAATAA
- a CDS encoding MupG family TIM beta-alpha barrel fold protein produces the protein MRTGLSLYPGLDSTATLEKTLSLACTYGIDRLFLSLHIPEADTTKLRCDLQKILRRARENRLDVIADISPETAAFLGFDEVTPQALLACGITTARLDAGFTPAQTTYFSKCMTVQLNASTIREDDLLALRAAGADFSHIDSLHNFYPRPFTGLSPAFTAQQTALLHRYGIHVGAFIAGMNTKRAPLYEGLPTVEDHRSWETLRAVRHLSALQLDTVFIGDSAPTAEEVNTLGNVAPMDADTVVLRIQMHSDAPHLRRLLQRTFTLRPDRSAYVLRTAGCRALTGDIPILPAGPRRRRQRGDITIDNQGFGRYMGEVEIVLTDLPVEERTNIVASVLAEDLPLLDAAPYKKKIIFQWQH, from the coding sequence ATGCGTACAGGACTTTCTCTTTATCCCGGTCTCGATAGTACCGCAACATTGGAAAAAACGCTGTCACTAGCTTGCACGTACGGGATAGACCGACTCTTTCTCTCTCTGCACATACCGGAAGCGGATACAACGAAACTCCGTTGCGATCTGCAAAAAATACTGCGCCGCGCCCGGGAAAACCGGCTGGACGTCATCGCCGACATCAGCCCGGAAACAGCCGCCTTCTTAGGGTTCGACGAAGTAACGCCGCAAGCCCTGCTTGCCTGCGGCATTACGACAGCTCGTCTGGATGCCGGGTTCACACCTGCCCAAACGACGTATTTCAGCAAATGCATGACCGTTCAGCTCAATGCCTCGACGATACGGGAAGACGATCTCCTTGCCCTCCGCGCCGCAGGCGCCGATTTTTCCCATATTGACAGTCTGCACAACTTTTATCCTCGCCCTTTTACCGGCTTATCCCCTGCTTTTACGGCGCAACAAACGGCCTTACTGCATCGTTACGGTATCCACGTCGGCGCTTTTATTGCCGGTATGAACACCAAGCGGGCGCCGCTTTACGAAGGACTGCCGACAGTGGAAGATCATCGCTCTTGGGAAACGCTCCGCGCCGTACGTCATTTAAGCGCCCTTCAACTGGATACGGTTTTTATCGGTGACTCCGCCCCGACAGCAGAAGAGGTCAACACCTTAGGCAACGTCGCCCCTATGGATGCCGACACCGTCGTCTTGCGCATCCAGATGCACAGCGACGCCCCTCACCTCCGTCGACTCCTTCAGCGCACCTTTACACTGCGTCCCGACAGATCCGCCTACGTTCTGCGCACGGCCGGCTGCCGCGCACTGACCGGCGACATTCCCATCCTGCCGGCAGGACCGCGCCGCAGGCGTCAACGCGGCGACATCACGATAGATAATCAAGGCTTCGGCCGTTACATGGGAGAAGTCGAAATCGTCCTGACAGACCTCCCCGTTGAAGAACGGACGAATATTGTCGCTTCCGTCCTGGCCGAAGACTTGCCGCTTCTCGACGCGGCACCGTATAAAAAGAAAATCATCTTCCAATGGCAACACTAA
- a CDS encoding MarR family winged helix-turn-helix transcriptional regulator, with amino-acid sequence MNTQQPTDSLLSRQRLYARLRDHQFSLYEDYARKHGLQSKSLLILLWIYRHRQGISQETIVKHTYSTKQVVNATIKMFLKKDYVRITVSLADKRKKIITLTPKGHHFAASVIDPMDEAESKALTRLAPAKQAALLRLTQDFTFLLTDELTALQRERKDCHDRI; translated from the coding sequence ATGAATACACAACAGCCTACAGATTCTTTACTCTCCAGACAGCGCCTTTACGCCCGCTTGCGAGATCATCAATTTTCCCTGTACGAAGACTATGCCCGCAAGCACGGCCTGCAAAGCAAGTCGCTCTTGATCCTCTTATGGATCTATCGCCATCGGCAGGGCATTTCCCAGGAAACGATCGTCAAACATACGTATTCGACGAAGCAAGTCGTCAACGCGACGATCAAGATGTTTCTGAAAAAAGACTATGTCCGCATCACCGTAAGCCTTGCGGACAAGCGAAAAAAAATCATTACCTTGACGCCAAAAGGACATCACTTCGCCGCTTCCGTTATCGACCCGATGGATGAGGCAGAAAGCAAGGCCTTGACGCGGCTCGCGCCGGCGAAGCAAGCGGCGCTGCTCCGACTGACGCAAGACTTCACCTTTTTATTAACGGATGAGTTGACGGCGCTACAGCGCGAAAGAAAGGACTGCCATGATCGAATTTAG
- a CDS encoding zinc-ribbon domain-containing protein translates to MSKACVKCGAQLPDETKFCTECGASQPVVHKCPKCGKVVDEDAVFCTECGTKIKGAAAAVAGQMGAAQGMSKGKVIGIIVGVIIIILAAAGFLLSRDNSGSSSVEVVKSQTVIEDYIRDQGTAEQKYKNKKIKITGKLIAKNQFHNSSNFALALYTKTVGGKSYTLLVDIPADKAAEANKVKIGDFVTAQGICVGIVKQDRPTDISVQIQCEKIN, encoded by the coding sequence ATGTCGAAAGCATGTGTTAAATGCGGGGCTCAATTACCAGATGAAACGAAGTTCTGTACAGAATGCGGCGCTTCTCAGCCGGTTGTACACAAATGCCCGAAGTGCGGCAAGGTAGTGGATGAAGATGCGGTGTTTTGTACTGAATGCGGTACGAAAATAAAGGGTGCCGCCGCTGCCGTGGCGGGACAGATGGGGGCTGCCCAAGGGATGAGTAAGGGGAAAGTGATCGGTATTATTGTTGGCGTTATTATCATTATTTTGGCGGCAGCGGGTTTTCTTCTCAGTAGAGATAACAGCGGTTCATCAAGTGTGGAAGTCGTGAAATCGCAGACCGTTATTGAAGACTATATCCGCGACCAGGGAACGGCCGAACAAAAATATAAGAATAAGAAGATAAAAATTACAGGCAAACTGATTGCTAAGAATCAATTCCATAATTCGAGCAATTTTGCCTTAGCGCTTTATACGAAGACTGTCGGCGGAAAATCGTATACCCTTCTCGTCGATATTCCTGCCGATAAAGCCGCTGAAGCGAATAAAGTCAAGATCGGCGATTTTGTGACGGCGCAGGGAATATGTGTCGGCATCGTAAAGCAAGACAGGCCTACGGATATTTCCGTACAGATACAGTGCGAAAAAATTAATTGA
- a CDS encoding pyridoxamine 5'-phosphate oxidase family protein, with the protein MEKVLDELFYDLLKHEGSVSFVSWANGDAHIVNTWNNYLHVTDDERILIPAFGFRKTEKNVNENNHVKLVVVSKQVQGAMGMGTGEYLEGTAEFKTAGPEFDLMKQRFDWMSRVVIVTPTLCKRTI; encoded by the coding sequence ATGGAAAAAGTTTTAGACGAATTGTTTTACGACTTGTTAAAGCATGAAGGGTCGGTATCGTTCGTATCTTGGGCGAACGGTGATGCCCACATCGTCAATACGTGGAATAATTATCTTCATGTTACAGATGATGAACGCATCTTGATTCCCGCTTTCGGGTTCCGCAAAACGGAAAAAAATGTTAACGAAAATAATCACGTTAAATTAGTTGTCGTTTCCAAACAAGTGCAAGGCGCCATGGGTATGGGAACGGGCGAATACCTCGAAGGTACGGCGGAATTCAAAACGGCAGGCCCGGAATTTGATTTGATGAAACAGCGGTTTGACTGGATGTCCCGCGTCGTGATCGTCACGCCGACGCTTTGCAAACGGACAATTTAA
- a CDS encoding DUF6485 family protein → MANRATFCTCTNTVCPYHLQNQDQGCTPCIAKNLRLKEIPNCFFNLVPGSEGRKNDHFSDFAAAVQQSE, encoded by the coding sequence ATGGCGAATCGGGCAACGTTTTGTACGTGTACCAATACGGTCTGTCCGTATCATCTGCAGAATCAGGACCAAGGCTGTACGCCGTGTATTGCCAAGAACTTGCGGTTAAAAGAAATCCCGAATTGTTTTTTCAACCTCGTGCCGGGCAGTGAAGGAAGAAAAAACGACCATTTCAGCGACTTTGCCGCAGCGGTACAGCAGAGCGAATAA
- a CDS encoding zinc ribbon domain-containing protein, with amino-acid sequence MTRFCPECGKKIADHVKFCPECGMGLNGKSTVEPEKLSCEQPVAFVARSSFFERNKKNLLVIAVAVAAVLGCCAGGYTYYQNQKVAAAQAEAEAEARAAQKAEDDRKAAEKAAAEKKMQEQHAKVRAGLSNALGRLQHNEEMLKDMADKLNSGTYDSAYFNMKRSSFYKELLAPVDELDTIMAGNDNTAKSEVKALIEIQRVRANMMYQGLNGDSSKFATGDQYYGDYYAKLNAFKTKYNL; translated from the coding sequence ATGACGAGGTTTTGCCCCGAATGCGGCAAAAAAATTGCCGATCATGTCAAATTTTGTCCTGAATGCGGGATGGGTCTCAACGGAAAATCTACAGTTGAGCCGGAGAAACTGTCGTGCGAACAGCCGGTAGCGTTTGTGGCAAGATCGTCATTTTTTGAACGAAATAAGAAAAATTTGCTGGTCATTGCCGTTGCTGTTGCCGCCGTATTAGGCTGTTGTGCCGGCGGTTATACGTATTATCAGAACCAAAAGGTCGCAGCGGCACAGGCGGAAGCGGAAGCAGAAGCACGGGCTGCGCAGAAGGCGGAAGACGATAGAAAAGCCGCCGAAAAAGCGGCAGCTGAAAAGAAGATGCAGGAACAGCATGCTAAAGTTCGTGCCGGACTCAGCAATGCATTGGGGCGTTTGCAGCATAATGAAGAAATGCTCAAAGATATGGCCGATAAACTGAACTCCGGAACCTATGACAGCGCGTATTTCAATATGAAGCGAAGCAGTTTCTATAAAGAATTATTGGCGCCTGTTGATGAACTTGATACCATTATGGCCGGTAACGATAATACGGCCAAAAGCGAAGTCAAAGCCCTGATAGAGATCCAGCGCGTTCGAGCCAATATGATGTATCAGGGATTGAATGGTGACAGCAGTAAGTTTGCCACTGGCGATCAATATTATGGCGATTACTATGCAAAATTGAATGCCTTTAAAACGAAATATAATTTATAA
- a CDS encoding ABC transporter permease/substrate-binding protein codes for MLNNLLITFTARQNTWLPALGQHIQLSLSALLLATIIAVPLGIVLSGQKRPAEAVLQLSGIMQTIPSLALLGLMIPFFGIGAIPALIALIVYALFPILQGTLTGLQEIPPELHEAAEALGLNRREKLKTYELALAMPVITAGIRTAAVMIIGTATLAALIGAGGLGTFILLGIDRSNDALILIGAVTSALLAVLFSYAIHTLERRSLRTVLLTLGIVSLGLVISFVPLIPKHDKIVIAGKLGPEPEILINMYGELIRKNTDLEVELKPNFGKTTFLYEALKAGTIDIYPEFTGTVTASLLKTPPSVTNDARLVYEAARDGIKAQDNLAYLEPAAYENTYAIAVPRIYAAANQLQTISDLAAVEKTAQAGFTLEFNDRDDGNRGLVSLYGLNLRVNTMEPALRYQAIAQGTIQITDAYSTDSELKQYDLVVLADDKHLFPPYQGAPLMRQETLDNHSELQAALEKLAGRMTAEEMRAMNYDVRVNGRSAHDVAVEYLKRHHLI; via the coding sequence ATGCTGAATAACCTGCTGATTACCTTCACAGCACGGCAGAACACCTGGCTACCGGCATTAGGGCAGCATATACAACTTTCTCTCAGCGCACTGCTGCTCGCCACTATCATCGCCGTCCCGCTGGGAATCGTGCTCTCCGGTCAAAAACGGCCGGCAGAAGCGGTCTTGCAGCTTTCCGGTATTATGCAAACGATTCCGTCATTGGCGCTCTTGGGCCTCATGATCCCCTTTTTCGGTATCGGCGCCATTCCCGCACTAATCGCCCTCATCGTCTATGCACTCTTTCCGATCCTGCAAGGCACGCTGACAGGTTTGCAGGAAATCCCGCCGGAACTGCATGAAGCCGCTGAAGCCTTGGGTCTGAACAGGCGAGAAAAATTGAAAACCTATGAACTGGCGCTGGCCATGCCTGTAATCACCGCCGGCATTCGTACGGCAGCCGTCATGATCATCGGCACCGCCACGCTGGCAGCATTGATCGGCGCCGGCGGTCTCGGCACCTTCATCCTTCTGGGAATCGACCGCAGCAACGACGCGCTCATTCTCATCGGCGCCGTCACGTCAGCTCTGTTGGCGGTTCTCTTCAGCTACGCGATTCACACGTTGGAACGGCGTTCGCTCCGAACGGTTCTGCTGACGTTGGGAATCGTTTCCCTGGGACTCGTTATTTCCTTCGTTCCCTTGATTCCGAAGCATGACAAGATCGTCATTGCCGGCAAGCTTGGCCCCGAACCGGAAATCCTGATCAATATGTACGGTGAACTGATTCGGAAAAACACGGATCTGGAAGTGGAGTTGAAGCCGAACTTCGGCAAGACAACCTTTCTTTATGAAGCGCTGAAAGCGGGAACCATTGATATTTACCCCGAATTTACAGGCACGGTGACAGCCAGTCTCCTGAAAACGCCGCCATCGGTAACGAACGACGCGCGACTGGTCTACGAGGCGGCCCGCGACGGCATCAAGGCGCAGGATAATTTAGCCTATCTCGAGCCGGCAGCGTATGAAAACACCTACGCCATTGCCGTCCCCCGCATCTATGCGGCCGCCAATCAACTGCAAACGATTTCCGATCTTGCTGCCGTAGAAAAAACGGCACAGGCCGGCTTCACCCTGGAATTTAACGACCGAGATGACGGCAATCGCGGCCTTGTCTCTCTGTATGGACTCAACCTGCGCGTCAATACGATGGAACCGGCTCTCCGTTATCAGGCAATAGCGCAAGGAACCATCCAGATCACCGACGCCTACTCAACGGACAGTGAACTGAAACAATACGATTTGGTCGTATTGGCTGACGACAAACATCTCTTTCCACCTTATCAGGGGGCCCCGCTCATGCGCCAGGAGACACTTGACAACCATTCTGAACTGCAGGCCGCGCTGGAAAAACTAGCAGGGCGTATGACAGCGGAAGAGATGCGCGCCATGAACTACGACGTGCGAGTCAACGGCCGCAGCGCCCACGACGTCGCTGTCGAATATCTGAAACGTCACCACTTGATCTGA
- a CDS encoding glycoside hydrolase family 3 N-terminal domain-containing protein, producing MKIFQVKKIVRAVTLSFFVSAALTGCALPFGGSGAGGETRSSVTDTSLTLDQRVDRIVADMPLDEKVGQLFIVGIHGGELNSDSKFILNEFKFGGIILFDRNMQTKAQVTELNRQLQAAAREKQTLPLFLAVDQEGGAVARLQRELVTVPAAADLGRGDVSEAAAYAKRSARELNDIGFNVNFAPDADLGLANGRSFSTSDPQRVSDFAGAVAWAYKGEGLIFSLKHFPGIGRTESDLHVEGNTITADYDTLKATDLKPFEALIPQFAASDFMVMVSHAKYLALDPQYPASLSPRILTDLLRKEERFNGIIITDDLEMGAVANHYSFAEMAVQSFTAGADILLVCHEYAHMEEAYNGMMKAVKSGQISRQRLDASVKRIVRMKLVKLVE from the coding sequence GTGAAAATTTTTCAAGTGAAAAAAATTGTCAGAGCGGTGACGTTGTCCTTTTTTGTGTCCGCCGCTTTGACGGGCTGTGCGCTGCCTTTCGGCGGCAGTGGCGCCGGCGGTGAAACCAGGTCGTCCGTGACGGATACGTCGCTGACTCTCGATCAGCGCGTCGATCGGATCGTAGCGGACATGCCGCTTGATGAAAAGGTTGGCCAGCTTTTTATTGTCGGTATTCACGGCGGTGAACTCAATAGCGATTCGAAATTTATCTTGAATGAGTTTAAGTTCGGCGGCATCATCCTCTTCGATCGCAATATGCAGACGAAAGCACAGGTAACAGAACTCAACAGACAACTGCAGGCAGCGGCACGAGAAAAACAGACATTGCCTCTTTTCCTGGCTGTTGATCAAGAAGGTGGCGCCGTAGCGCGGCTGCAACGGGAACTGGTGACGGTACCGGCTGCAGCGGATCTCGGCCGCGGTGACGTGAGCGAAGCGGCAGCCTATGCCAAGCGTTCAGCAAGGGAATTGAATGACATCGGCTTCAACGTCAATTTTGCTCCCGACGCGGATCTCGGTCTGGCTAACGGCCGGTCTTTCAGCACTTCAGATCCGCAGCGGGTCAGTGATTTTGCCGGAGCCGTTGCTTGGGCCTATAAAGGCGAAGGCCTTATTTTTTCGCTGAAGCATTTTCCCGGCATCGGCCGCACCGAATCGGATCTGCATGTCGAAGGGAATACGATTACTGCCGATTACGACACGCTGAAGGCGACGGATTTGAAGCCGTTTGAAGCGTTGATACCGCAGTTTGCAGCGAGTGATTTCATGGTCATGGTTTCCCATGCCAAATACCTTGCTTTGGATCCGCAGTATCCAGCCAGCTTGTCGCCGCGCATTCTTACCGATCTTTTGCGCAAGGAGGAACGGTTTAACGGCATCATTATTACGGATGATCTTGAAATGGGGGCCGTTGCCAATCATTACTCCTTTGCCGAAATGGCCGTTCAATCTTTTACGGCCGGCGCCGATATACTCTTGGTCTGTCATGAGTACGCCCACATGGAAGAGGCCTATAACGGCATGATGAAAGCCGTTAAAAGCGGTCAAATTTCCCGGCAGCGACTTGATGCATCGGTTAAACGCATCGTCCGCATGAAGCTGGTCAAACTGGTCGAATGA
- a CDS encoding ABC transporter ATP-binding protein: protein MIEFRDVSKTYGNTTVLSLPSLTINDGDFFVLVGPSGSGKTTTLKLINRLLDPSRGEITIDGKKVSDYPLRELRLHMGYVLQQIALFPNLTVEENIGLVPTMKGWTKAERLAQTTDWLEKAGLSPALYSRRYPRELSGGEQQRVGIIRALIGKPKIVLMDEPFSALDPLSRRQLQNLVKALHRELGLTIVFVTHDLAEAAYLGNHLAIMESGRIVQIGTPDELRNNPKNTFVSRFFHPGGSDAE, encoded by the coding sequence ATGATCGAATTTAGAGACGTTTCCAAGACATACGGAAACACAACCGTTCTCTCCTTACCGAGCTTGACGATTAACGACGGCGATTTCTTCGTTCTCGTCGGCCCCAGCGGCAGCGGCAAGACGACGACGCTGAAACTGATCAATCGTCTGCTTGATCCGAGTCGCGGCGAAATCACCATTGACGGAAAAAAAGTCAGCGACTATCCGCTCCGCGAACTACGACTCCATATGGGGTACGTTTTACAGCAAATCGCCCTTTTTCCCAATCTTACGGTAGAGGAAAATATCGGTCTTGTCCCAACCATGAAGGGGTGGACAAAAGCCGAGCGGCTTGCACAAACAACGGACTGGTTAGAAAAAGCGGGATTATCTCCCGCCCTATACAGCCGCCGTTATCCCCGTGAACTTTCCGGCGGAGAGCAACAACGTGTCGGCATTATTCGCGCCCTCATCGGCAAACCGAAGATCGTCTTGATGGACGAGCCTTTCAGCGCCTTAGACCCGCTTTCACGCCGCCAACTGCAGAACCTGGTCAAAGCGCTGCACCGCGAGCTGGGTCTGACGATTGTCTTCGTCACCCATGATCTGGCAGAAGCCGCGTACTTAGGCAATCATCTGGCCATTATGGAATCCGGAAGAATCGTCCAGATCGGAACGCCTGACGAACTCCGCAATAACCCGAAGAATACCTTCGTTTCCCGTTTTTTCCATCCTGGAGGTTCCGATGCTGAATAA